A region from the Corylus avellana chromosome ca7, CavTom2PMs-1.0 genome encodes:
- the LOC132187507 gene encoding uncharacterized protein LOC132187507 isoform X1 has protein sequence MSQQRQFQMVGGNNPGQYNDTTLTKIFVGGLAWETQRDTMRRYFEQFGDILEAVVITDKNTGRSKGYGFVTFKDPEAAMRACQNPSPVIDGRRANCNLASLGAQKTRPPTPQHGSGRFRPATGLVAPPAYHGAYYHQPTGQYTFPYSAYGYTGYSHDAMYPTNYYSVYGGQQSSPYYTTTGAAGPPGMFHNLYPYYAQYAQTSQQAHGFGVQYPGQVVQYPYLPQPYGSTGILSLPSSMPMQTSSAGATATASQASGAASEQNSST, from the exons ATGTCTCAACAAAGACAATTTCAGATGGTGGGTGGTAACAATCCGGGGCAGTACAATGACACAACTTTAACCAAAATCTTTGTTGGAGGGTTGGCTTGGGAGACTCAAAGGGATACAATGAGAAGATATTTTGAGCAGTTTGGAGACATCCTGGAGGCTGTTGTTATCACAGATAAAAACACTGGGAGATCCAAGGGTTACGGTTTT GTTACATTTAAGGATCCAGAGGCAGCCATGAGAGCATGCCAAAACCCATCTCCCGTGATTGATGGAAGGAGAGCAAACTGCAATCTTGCATCTCTTGGTGCTCAGAAGACTCGTCCACCAACTCCTCAACATG GTTCAGGCCGGTTTAGACCAGCAACTGGCTTGGTTGCTCCACCTGCTTACCATGGCGCATATTACCATCAACCAACTGGTCAATACACATTTCCTTATTCAGCTTATGG GTACACTGGCTATTCCCATGATGCAATGTATCCCACG AACTATTACAGTGTTTATGGGGGTCAGCAATCCTCTCCTTACTACACCACCACCGGGGCAGCAGGGCCGCCGGGGATGTTCCACAATTTGTACCCATACTATGCACAATATGCTCAAACTAGCCAGCAGGCTCATGGTTTTGGAGTTCAATATCCCGGCCAAGTGGTGCAGTACCCATATTTGCCTCAGCCCTATGGCTCCACTGGAATACTTTCTCTTCCTTCTTCAATGCCAATGCAAACTTCAAGCGCAG GTGCAACAGCAACAGCTTCACAAGCCTCAGGAGCAGCTTCTGAACAGAATTCATCAACTTAA
- the LOC132188415 gene encoding pentatricopeptide repeat-containing protein At1g05600, which translates to MTVRWPRLLTPTQLSQIIRNQKNPLTALQIFKEAKRKYPTYCHNGPVYATMIGILGNAGKISEMKEVIDKMKEDSCECKDSVFANAIKTYAKAGLLDEAVSLFKSIPQFNCMNKTNSFNTLLQIMVNETNLEAAHRLFLESSYGWEVKSRIQSLNLLMDALCRQSRSDLALHIFLEMNNQGCCPNRESHRILMKGLCEDGRLNDATHLLYSMFWRISQKGSGEDIVIYRILLDALCDDGQVERAVEILSKILRKGLKAPSRFCHHLDLNRCSTGEDMEGAKRLINEALVRGGIPSLASYSAMAIDLYNEGKIDEANKVLTEMQERGFRPSYLIYEAKVGALCREGNADEAVKVIEEEMVKGNCVPNAKVYNIVLRGLCNERKSAHAVRYLKNMANQVGCIADKETYGILVDGLCRERRYLEASKVLEKMLIKSYWPCADTYNILIRGLCSVGRQYEAVMWLEEMISQGMQPELCVWNSLVATICSNMADIDLCFERFN; encoded by the coding sequence ATGACTGTGAGATGGCCGAGGCTTTTGACACCCACACAACTTTCTCAGATTATACGGAACCAGAAAAACCCCTTAACAGCGCTCCAAATCTTCAAGGAAGCCAAACGCAAGTACCCCACATACTGTCACAATGGTCCAGTCTATGCCACCATGATTGGCATCCTCGGAAACGCAGGCAAAATCAGTGAGATGAAAGAGGTGATtgataaaatgaaagaagacTCGTGTGAGTGCAAGGATTCAGTCTTTGCTAATGCAATAAAAACCTATGCGAAAGCTGGATTGCTAGATGAAGCGGTTTCTCTTTTTAAAAGCATTCCTCAGTTCAACTGCATGAATAAGACAAATTCTTTCAACACCCTTCTGCAGATAATGGTGAATGAAACTAACCTTGAAGCTGCTCACCGCTTGTTCTTAGAGAGCTCTTATGGGTGGGAAGTGAAGTCTCGGATTCAGTCCTTGAACTTGCTCATGGATGCTCTATGCAGGCAGAGTCGTTCTGATCTTGCATTGCATATTTTCCTAGAGATGAATAATCAAGGTTGCTGTCCTAATAGGGAAAGCCATCGAATTCTAATGAAAGGGTTGTGTGAAGATGGGAGGCTGAATGATGCTACTCATTTGTTGTATTCAATGTTTTGGAGGATCTCTCAAAAAGGTAGCGGTGAGGATATTGTAATCTACAGAATCTTGTTAGATGCTTTATGTGATGATGGGCAAGTTGAAAGGGCTGTGGAAATTCTCAGTAAGATTTTAAGGAAGGGGCTGAAGGCTCCTAGCCGGTTTTGTCACCATCTTGATCTCAATCGGTGTAGTACTGGTGAAGATATGGAAGGCGCCAAGCGTTTGATTAATGAAGCTTTGGTCAGAGGTGGGATTCCCAGTTTGGCTAGTTATAGTGCTATGGCTATTGATCTTTACAATGAAGGTAAGATTGATGAGGCCAACAAAGTGCTTACTGAAATGCAAGAAAGAGGCTTTAGGCCATCATACTTGATTTATGAAGCAAAAGTAGGAGCATTATGTAGGGAAGGGAATGCTGATGAAGCAGTAAAGGTAATTGAAGAGGAAATGGTCAAGGGTAATTGTGTACCCAATGCTAAAGTTTATAATATTGTCCTAAGAGGACTGTGTAATGAAAGGAAATCAGCCCATGCTGTTAGGTATTTGAAGAATATGGCTAACCAGGTTGGTTGCATTGCAGACAAGGAAACCTATGGCATTTTAGTTGATGGGCTATGTCGTGAAAGAAGATATCTTGAAGCAAGTAAAGTTTTGGAGAAGAtgttaattaaatcatattGGCCTTGTGCTGACACTTACAATATACTTATCAGAGGTCTTTGCTCTGTGGGCAGGCAATACGAAGCTGTTATGTGGTTGGAGGAGATGATTAGCCAGGGTATGCAGCCAGAACTTTGTGTATGGAACTCGTTGGTAGCAACTATATGCTCCAACATGGCTGACATTGATCTGTGCTTTGAGAGATTTAATTAG
- the LOC132186902 gene encoding large ribosomal subunit protein P1-like, with product MSISEQACSYALLILQDDGIPITAEKIATLVKAANVTVESYWPSLFAKLAEKRNIEDLILNAASGGGGGAAVAVAPSAGGGAAAAAAPPPEEKKEEAKEESDDDMGFSLFD from the exons ATGTCGATTTCAGAGCAAGCTTGCAGTTACGCTCTTTTGATCCTCCAAGACGATGGTATTCCCATCACC GCGGAAAAGATTGCCACCTTGGTGAAAGCAGCAAATGTGACTGTTGAATCTTATTGGCCAAGCTTGTTTGCTAAGCTTGCTGAGAAGAGAAACATTGAGGATCTCATATTGAATGCTGCAtctggtggtggtggtggtgctgCAGTTGCTGTTGCGCCATCAGCTGGAGGCggtgctgctgctgctgccgcTCCTCCACCTGAGGAGAAGAAG GAAGAAGCAAAGGAAGAGAGTGATGATGATATGGGGTTCAGCTTGTTCGATTAG
- the LOC132186901 gene encoding granule-bound starch synthase 1, chloroplastic/amyloplastic-like, translated as MATVAAASNFASTSSLVNYGVTSGAESKAKLGRMFKCTTAHEGLRPLNQVDELRVKIWQARSYKTFKSRYARSSGIIVCGSGMNLVFVGTEVGPWSKTGGLGDVLGGLPPAMAANGHRVMTVSPRYDQYKDAWDTDVIVELKVGDQKEKVRFYHCYKRGVDRVFVDHPLFLEKVWGKTKSKIYGPIAGDDYKDNQVRFSLLCQAALEAPRVLNLNSSKYFSGPYGEDVVFIANDWHTALIPCYLKTIYKPKGIYKSARVAFCIHNIAYQGRFGFTDFSLLNLPDEFKSSFEFVDGYEKPVKGRKINWMKAGILESDKVFTVSPYYAQELVSGVEKGVELDNILRKTGITGIVNGMDVQEWNPLTDKYVGVKYDASTVTDAKPLLKEALQAEVGLPVDRNIPVIGFIGRLEEQKGSDILVAAIPHFIKENVQIIVLGTGKKPMEKQLEQLETIYPDKARGVAKFNVPLAHMIIAGADFILVPSRFEPCGLIQLHAMRYGTVPIVASTGGLVDTVKEGFTGFQMGGFNVECDAVDPADVTAVATTVKRALTAYGTPAFTEIIKNVMAQELSWKEPAKKWEKELLSLGVDGSESGIEGEEIAPLAKENVATP; from the exons ATGGCAACTGTGGCTGCAGCTTCAAACTTTGCATCAACAAGTTCACTAGTCAACTATGGAGTAACTTCTGGAGCAGAGTCTAAAGCAAAACTGGGACGAATGTTCAAGTGTACCACGGCTCACGAAGGGTTAAGACCCTTGAACCAAGTAGATGAGCTGCGTGTCAAAATCTGGCAGGCTAGAAGTTATAAAACATTTAAGAGTAGGTATGCGAGGAGTTCAGGAATCATTGTTTGTGGAAGTGGGATGAATTTGGTATTTGTTGGAACAGAAGTAGGTCCCTGGAGCAAAACTGGTGGACTTGGAGATGTTCTTGGAGGTCTGCCACCTGCAATGGCG GCCAATGGGCATCGTGTGATGACTGTCTCTCCTCGTTATGATCAGTACAAAGATGCCTGGGATACAGATGTTATAGTTGAG CTTAAAGTGGGAGATCAAAAGGAAAAGGTCCGCTTTTACCATTGCTACAAAAGAGGAGTTGATCGCGTTTTTGTGGATCACCCATTGTTTCTTGAAAAG GTGTGGGGGAAAACTAAATCCAAAATTTATGGGCCCATTGCTGGAGACGATTACAAGGACAATCAAGTTCGATTCAGCCTGCTATGCCAG gCAGCTCTAGAAGCACCAAGGGTTCTAAATCTTAACAGCAGCAAATATTTCTCTGGACCTTATG GTGAAGATGTTGTGTTCATTGCCAACGACTGGCACACTGCCCTGATCCCTTGTTACCTGAAAACAATTTACAAGCCCAAAGGCATATATAAAAGTGCTAGA GTTGCCTTCTGCATTCACAACATTGCTTACCAGGGCAGATTTGGCTTCACAGATTTCTCACTTCTCAATCTCCCAGATGAATTCAAAAGCTCTTTTGAATTTGTTGATGG GTATGAAAAACCAGTTAAGGGAAGGAAAATTAATTGGATGAAAGCTGGAATTTTAGAATCAGACAAGGTTTTTACTGTCAGCCCATACTATGCCCAAGAACTCGTCTCTGGCGTTGAAAAAGGAGTGGAATTGGATAACATCCTTCGCAAAACTGGCATTACAGGAATTGTGAATGGCATGGATGTCCAAGAATGGAATCCGTTGACTGACAAATATGTAGGCGTCAAATATGATGCTTCAACT GTGACGGATGCCAAGCCTCTGTTGAAGGAAGCCCTCCAAGCAGAAGTGGGATTGCCGGTGGATAGAAACATCCCCGTTATAGGCTTTATTGGTAGGCTTGAAGAGCAGAAAGGTTCAGATATTCTTGTAGCAGCTATTCCCCATTTTATCAAAGAGAATGTTCAAATAATTGTCCTT GGGACTGGTAAGAAACCGATGGAGAAGCAGCTTGAACAGCTGGAGACAATATATCCTGACAAGGCCCGAGGAGTGGCAAAATTCAATGTTCCCCTGGCTCATATGATCATTGCCGGTGCTGATTTTATATTGGTTCCTAGCAGATTTGAGCCCTGCGGTCTGATTCAATTACACGCCATGCGTTACGGAACT GTACCTATTGTCGCCTCAACTGGTGGATTGGTTGATACTGTTAAAGAAGGTTTCACTGGATTTCAGATGGGAGGCTTCAATGttgaa TGTGATGCTGTGGACCCTGCGGATGTGACTGCTGTGGCAACAACTGTGAAAAGAGCCCTCACAGCCTATGGAACTCCAGCTTTCACTGAGATTATAAAGAATGTCATGGCTCAAGAGCTCTCCTGGAAG GAACCCGCTAAAAAGTGGGAGAAAGAGCTGCTGAGTTTGGGGGTCGATGGAAGTGAATCTGGCATAGAAGGCGAGGAAATAGCTCCCCTCGCCAAGGAAAACGTTGCAACCCCCTGA
- the LOC132187507 gene encoding uncharacterized protein LOC132187507 isoform X2, which yields MVGGNNPGQYNDTTLTKIFVGGLAWETQRDTMRRYFEQFGDILEAVVITDKNTGRSKGYGFVTFKDPEAAMRACQNPSPVIDGRRANCNLASLGAQKTRPPTPQHGSGRFRPATGLVAPPAYHGAYYHQPTGQYTFPYSAYGYTGYSHDAMYPTNYYSVYGGQQSSPYYTTTGAAGPPGMFHNLYPYYAQYAQTSQQAHGFGVQYPGQVVQYPYLPQPYGSTGILSLPSSMPMQTSSAGATATASQASGAASEQNSST from the exons ATGGTGGGTGGTAACAATCCGGGGCAGTACAATGACACAACTTTAACCAAAATCTTTGTTGGAGGGTTGGCTTGGGAGACTCAAAGGGATACAATGAGAAGATATTTTGAGCAGTTTGGAGACATCCTGGAGGCTGTTGTTATCACAGATAAAAACACTGGGAGATCCAAGGGTTACGGTTTT GTTACATTTAAGGATCCAGAGGCAGCCATGAGAGCATGCCAAAACCCATCTCCCGTGATTGATGGAAGGAGAGCAAACTGCAATCTTGCATCTCTTGGTGCTCAGAAGACTCGTCCACCAACTCCTCAACATG GTTCAGGCCGGTTTAGACCAGCAACTGGCTTGGTTGCTCCACCTGCTTACCATGGCGCATATTACCATCAACCAACTGGTCAATACACATTTCCTTATTCAGCTTATGG GTACACTGGCTATTCCCATGATGCAATGTATCCCACG AACTATTACAGTGTTTATGGGGGTCAGCAATCCTCTCCTTACTACACCACCACCGGGGCAGCAGGGCCGCCGGGGATGTTCCACAATTTGTACCCATACTATGCACAATATGCTCAAACTAGCCAGCAGGCTCATGGTTTTGGAGTTCAATATCCCGGCCAAGTGGTGCAGTACCCATATTTGCCTCAGCCCTATGGCTCCACTGGAATACTTTCTCTTCCTTCTTCAATGCCAATGCAAACTTCAAGCGCAG GTGCAACAGCAACAGCTTCACAAGCCTCAGGAGCAGCTTCTGAACAGAATTCATCAACTTAA